One genomic window of Polyangium aurulentum includes the following:
- a CDS encoding FG-GAP repeat protein produces the protein MAKLVAEDGSAGYELGASVALSGDTALVGAWNGDDLAKWLGLTKSGAHMRLRHVAARLAAIEKKACAATDPGNPWFMRPGRYWDSFRERVDSIGSLPRFVMGEVEVEEYLRCGILAKIQDWFAREASFVLPTPAGRSSAT, from the coding sequence CGAAGCTCGTGGCGGAGGATGGGTCTGCGGGCTATGAGCTCGGCGCGTCGGTCGCGCTCTCGGGGGACACGGCGCTCGTGGGGGCGTGGAACGGCGACGACCTTGCCAAATGGCTCGGTCTCACCAAGAGCGGAGCGCACATGCGATTGAGGCATGTTGCGGCGCGGCTTGCTGCGATCGAAAAGAAGGCATGTGCCGCGACTGATCCAGGAAATCCCTGGTTCATGCGCCCTGGGCGCTATTGGGACTCATTTCGGGAACGGGTGGACTCGATTGGAAGTTTGCCGCGATTCGTCATGGGCGAGGTAGAGGTAGAGGAGTATCTACGTTGCGGGATCCTCGCGAAGATCCAGGATTGGTTCGCGCGGGAGGCTTCGTTCGTGCTGCCGACTCCCGCTGGCCGCTCGTCGGCCACATGA